In Arachis hypogaea cultivar Tifrunner chromosome 17, arahy.Tifrunner.gnm2.J5K5, whole genome shotgun sequence, a single window of DNA contains:
- the LOC112766092 gene encoding uncharacterized protein isoform X2 — MTLQGLSTVALAIRPPSPRFKVDSGGSRLLYGDRISSYGASASRIRTKSVRCAGLGESRQGSLGNNNSVVYEGIYGPWTIESSDVREVILYRSGLVTAAASFVIAASAAFFPDSSSLSAVLKQNLDAFYVIGSAHESLTQYVLENPSAVWLVGPLFAAMTGLVFKEGLCYGKLEAGVLTFVIPILLLGHLSGLMDDGPKLFLLTSWMTLFVIFAGRKFTQPIKDDIGDKSVFMFNSLEQDEKEILLEKLQQDKTQ; from the exons ATGACATTGCAAGGTTTGAGTACGGTGGCACTAGCAATACGGCCTCCTAGTCCTCGATTCAAAGTAGACAGTGGTGGATCGAGGTTATTATATGGTGATCGAATTTCTTCTTATGGAGCATCAGCCAGCAGAATTAGAACCAAGTCAGTAAGATGTGCAGGTTTGGGAGAAAGCCGCCAAGGTTCCTTGGGCAATAACAATAGTGTTGTTTATGAGGGTATTTATGGCCCCTGGACTATTGAATCATCCGATGTTCGCGAG GTAATTTTGTACAGATCAGGACTGGTGACAGCTGCGGCATCATTTGTGATCGCGGCATCCGCTGCCTTTTTTCCGGATAGCTCATCACTAAGTGCTGTACTCAAGCAGAACCTGGATGCTTTTTATGTTATTGGCTCAG CTCATGAGAGTCTGACACAGTATGTTTTGGAAAACCCATCTGCTGTTTGGCTTGTTGGTCCACTTTTTGCTGCGATGACAGGGTTGGTCTTCAAGGAAG GATTGTGCTATGGCAAGTTAGAAGCAGGAGTACTCACTTTTGTTATTCCTATTCTTCTTCTCGGTCATTTG tctggtTTGATGGATGATGGACCTAAATTATTTCTACTTACTTCATGGATGACGCTTTTCGTGATATTTGCGGGAAGGAAGTTCACTCAGCCAATTAAG GATGATATTGGCGACAAGTCTGTTTTCATGTTCAATTCTCTTGAACAAGATGAAAAGGAGATCTTGCTTGAGAAATTACAACAGGACAAAACTCAATAG
- the LOC112766092 gene encoding uncharacterized protein isoform X1 encodes MTLQGLSTVALAIRPPSPRFKVDSGGSRLLYGDRISSYGASASRIRTKSVRCAGLGESRQGSLGNNNSVVYEGIYGPWTIESSDVREVILYRSGLVTAAASFVIAASAAFFPDSSSLSAVLKQNLDAFYVIGSGGLGLSLLLIHIYVSEIKRILQTLWVLGVIGSATAYINFAQPAHESLTQYVLENPSAVWLVGPLFAAMTGLVFKEGLCYGKLEAGVLTFVIPILLLGHLSGLMDDGPKLFLLTSWMTLFVIFAGRKFTQPIKDDIGDKSVFMFNSLEQDEKEILLEKLQQDKTQ; translated from the exons ATGACATTGCAAGGTTTGAGTACGGTGGCACTAGCAATACGGCCTCCTAGTCCTCGATTCAAAGTAGACAGTGGTGGATCGAGGTTATTATATGGTGATCGAATTTCTTCTTATGGAGCATCAGCCAGCAGAATTAGAACCAAGTCAGTAAGATGTGCAGGTTTGGGAGAAAGCCGCCAAGGTTCCTTGGGCAATAACAATAGTGTTGTTTATGAGGGTATTTATGGCCCCTGGACTATTGAATCATCCGATGTTCGCGAG GTAATTTTGTACAGATCAGGACTGGTGACAGCTGCGGCATCATTTGTGATCGCGGCATCCGCTGCCTTTTTTCCGGATAGCTCATCACTAAGTGCTGTACTCAAGCAGAACCTGGATGCTTTTTATGTTATTGGCTCAGGTGGGTTGGGTTTATCATTACTTTTGATTCACATCTATGTCTCTGAGATCAAGCGCATCCTGCAAACATTGTGGGTGCTTGGCGTTATTGGATCAGCTACTGCTTACATCAACTTTGCACAACCAGCTCATGAGAGTCTGACACAGTATGTTTTGGAAAACCCATCTGCTGTTTGGCTTGTTGGTCCACTTTTTGCTGCGATGACAGGGTTGGTCTTCAAGGAAG GATTGTGCTATGGCAAGTTAGAAGCAGGAGTACTCACTTTTGTTATTCCTATTCTTCTTCTCGGTCATTTG tctggtTTGATGGATGATGGACCTAAATTATTTCTACTTACTTCATGGATGACGCTTTTCGTGATATTTGCGGGAAGGAAGTTCACTCAGCCAATTAAG GATGATATTGGCGACAAGTCTGTTTTCATGTTCAATTCTCTTGAACAAGATGAAAAGGAGATCTTGCTTGAGAAATTACAACAGGACAAAACTCAATAG
- the LOC140180763 gene encoding uncharacterized protein yields the protein MSLAIDPLRKISPWKEAWSIEAKILTIWEDASIVNENMQKLLRMVLMDKQHHKIQATVEDDLITTFIHQLKEGDVLIISDFKVIPNGGLILQKRIDYEYLIDFVGVLCGLKRKTDVECNGKILKVIILEVFADGYGIASHHFNRLRSNEIGDLVSVIDDESFDWKLIRTIANLKGNNEDGQFFVVGKIKEIVEDPECYKIKILVEDGTSCGMFVLLDSAATKLLGRTCSDVFLLLEDEMDVDQCIKDHICFLIGEIIDVLKHQKWWYYYCLCNAPICHVGNVFYCYLCRVECIDAIRRYRIKIIVSHSNGSNIFILEDDEVMQILKKSFSDILIDERNSSQSTEDYTVPNSIISQLMNKKIVFIVDPRPVGYELNTSLHIVRAICDDIDIKFDLDPFVPHFPFEFKNPVQFQSNASIQCSSSSSPPVGQVSPISVLNWNCWTVNHDFHARLSSSQGSNLFGNHQPLTIREELRSAFGQCENTVEAVERMDECSG from the exons ATGAGTCTTGCTATTGATCCTCTTAGGAAAATCTCTCCATGGAAGGAAGCTTGGAGTATTGAGGCTAAGATCTTGACCATTTGGGAAGACGCTAGCATTGTTAATGAAAATATGCAGAAACTCTTACGTATGGTCTTGATGGATAAGCAG cacCACAAGATCCAAGCAACTGTTGAGGATGATTTGATCACAACTTTTATTCATCAGTTAAAAGAAGGAGATGTATTAATTATTTCCGACTTCAAAGTGATACCTAATGGTGGATTG ATTCTTCAAAAACGCATTGATTATGAGTACTTAATAG ATTTTGTTGGGGTCCTGTGCGGATTGAAAAGGAAAACGGATGTTGAGTGTAATGGAAAGATATTGAAAGTTATCATCCTTGAAGTTTTTGCTGATGG ATACGGTATTGCAAGCCACCATTTCAATAGACTCCGTAGTAATGAGATTGGGGATTTAGTATCTGTAATTGATGATGAATCTTTTGATTGGAAGCTAATACGGACTATTGCTAATCTTAAGGGAAACAATGAG gaTGGACAATTCTTTGTGGTTGGAAAAATTAAAGAGATTGTTGAAGATCCAGAGTG TTACAAGATTAAGATACTTGTTGAAGACGGGACTTCTTGTGGAATGTTTGTCTTGTTAGACAGTGCAGCCACTAAGCTATTAGGGAGAACGTGTTCTGATGTCTTTTTGTTATTAGAAGATGAAATGGAT GTTGATCAGTGCATCAAG GATCATATTTGTTTTTTGATCGGTGAGATTATTGATGTGTTGAAACATCAGAAATGGTGGTACTACTATTGTTTGTGTAATGCACCCATTTGTCACGTTGGGAATGTGTTTTATTGTTATCTGTGTAGAGTTGAGTGTATTGATGCCATACGAAG GTATCGCATCAAAATTATTGTTTCCCATTCAAATGGCAGCAATATTTTCATACTTGAGGATGATGAGGTGATGCAAATACTCAAAAAGAGTTTTTCAGACATTTTGATAGACGAAAGAAATTCCTCTCAA tCAACGGAGGATTACACTGTTCCGAATAGCATCATTTCTCAGTTGATGAACAAGAAAATTGTCTTCATAGTGGATCCTAGACCCGTTGGATATGAATTGAACACATCTCTTCACATTGTTCGTGCAATATGTGATGATATTGATATC AAATTTGATCTGGATCCCTTTGTTCCTCATTTTCCTTTCGAATTTAAGAATCCAGTTCAGTTTCAGTCCAATGCAAGCATTCAATGTTCGTCGAGCTCAAGTCCTCCAGTGGGTCAAGTTTCACCGATTTCTGTTCTCAACTGGAATTGTTGG ACGGTTAACCATGATTTTCATGCAAGACTTTCGTCCTCACAAGGTTCCAATTTATTTGGAAATCATCAGCCTCTCACTATTAGGGAAgagcttcggagtgcctttggACAATGTGAAAATACTGTCGAGGCTGTTGAAAGGATGGATGAGTGTAGTGGCTAA